One genomic region from Reichenbachiella ulvae encodes:
- a CDS encoding dihydrofolate reductase family protein, translating into MSDRKLILYVSMSLDGYLATDDDDLTWLETVERAGEDYGYAELMDTVDTYIVGRKTYEKILDIAGALPQAEKMECYVITRQELLPEKNVIFYNDDIEHLVEELKKEEGKNIVCDGGADLIKVMMEKRLIDEFIISIIPLVLGEGKRLFKGGVPYQDLALIDSKSFDSGLVQLHYVRVDSK; encoded by the coding sequence ATGAGCGATAGAAAATTGATTCTTTATGTCAGTATGAGCCTAGATGGATATCTAGCTACTGATGACGATGACCTGACTTGGTTAGAAACCGTAGAGCGCGCAGGGGAGGACTATGGTTATGCGGAATTGATGGATACGGTAGACACTTATATAGTCGGAAGAAAGACCTACGAGAAGATACTTGATATAGCAGGTGCACTTCCACAGGCTGAGAAAATGGAGTGTTATGTGATCACTCGTCAGGAATTGCTCCCAGAAAAGAATGTGATCTTCTATAATGATGACATAGAGCACCTTGTGGAAGAACTAAAGAAAGAAGAAGGTAAGAATATAGTGTGTGATGGAGGGGCTGACCTTATCAAGGTAATGATGGAAAAGCGCCTGATAGACGAATTTATTATTTCGATCATTCCATTGGTTTTAGGAGAGGGGAAACGCCTTTTTAAAGGAGGGGTACCCTATCAGGATTTAGCCTTAATCGACTCTAAGAGTTTCGATTCGGGGTTGGTTCAGTTGCATTATGTAAGGGTTGATTCTAAGTAG
- a CDS encoding sensor histidine kinase — MAEQHELKHLINQINLSNDRLWSYDRDLKCTVVNERMSLDYKIAFGEALKPGMHLLKNVPEPLYSQWLHRYQLAFEGEVQVFVDTFQIEGVPTHVQVTIVPIIEEGEVIGAACTSHDITEQRNAELQVLQNQAYLTAQIENTSSSIWSVDRNYKLLIANSVMTNSFEHLFGARLYPGVDILESFSVRPKEERDNWKKRYDRALKGERFTVKDDFDFGGEFLYTETSFNPIEIEGEIVGVACFGRNITDSVLAEMALKKEIEIKNKFFSIVAHDLKGPAGNIIELVKILNSKALKLSDDQRQEILGHLATASEDVYELLDKLLAWALSQQNMLAIDKETLDVRDVVEESIKAYRPSADSKIITTKIKIKEGLKVFVDKRAFSSTIANLYNNAIKFTREMGEITISAIEESDHFLLTVKDNGVGMEEETASRIFDEASMMSNPGTKQEKGTGLGLILCQEFVKLNGGEIWVKSEQGKGSEFNFTIPKI, encoded by the coding sequence GTGGCAGAGCAGCATGAGTTGAAACATCTTATCAATCAAATCAACCTATCCAATGATAGGCTATGGTCCTATGACCGGGATTTGAAGTGCACGGTGGTCAACGAGCGAATGAGTTTAGATTACAAAATTGCTTTCGGTGAAGCCTTAAAGCCGGGTATGCATCTGTTAAAAAACGTTCCCGAGCCGCTTTATTCTCAATGGTTGCATAGATATCAATTGGCCTTTGAAGGCGAGGTACAGGTATTTGTGGACACATTCCAAATTGAAGGCGTACCTACACATGTACAGGTCACAATTGTTCCAATAATAGAAGAGGGTGAAGTGATCGGAGCTGCATGTACTTCACATGATATCACCGAGCAACGCAATGCGGAATTGCAAGTCCTTCAAAACCAGGCCTACCTCACCGCACAGATAGAGAATACAAGTAGCTCGATATGGTCAGTAGATAGGAATTACAAATTGTTAATCGCTAATTCTGTGATGACGAATAGCTTTGAACATTTATTTGGTGCTAGGCTTTATCCTGGTGTCGATATTCTGGAATCTTTTTCTGTACGACCCAAAGAGGAAAGAGACAATTGGAAAAAGAGATATGATAGGGCATTAAAAGGGGAAAGGTTTACAGTAAAAGATGATTTTGATTTTGGTGGGGAGTTTTTATACACTGAAACGTCATTCAATCCTATCGAAATAGAGGGAGAGATTGTAGGAGTGGCCTGTTTTGGTAGAAATATCACTGATTCGGTACTCGCGGAGATGGCTTTGAAAAAGGAAATTGAAATTAAGAACAAGTTCTTTTCTATCGTTGCTCATGACCTCAAAGGACCTGCTGGTAATATTATTGAGCTAGTAAAGATACTTAATTCAAAAGCGCTCAAATTGTCGGATGATCAAAGACAAGAGATTTTAGGTCATTTGGCTACTGCCTCCGAGGATGTTTACGAACTACTAGATAAACTTTTGGCTTGGGCATTGTCTCAGCAAAATATGCTAGCCATAGATAAGGAAACCCTGGATGTGCGAGATGTTGTGGAAGAAAGCATCAAAGCCTATCGACCGAGTGCTGATTCCAAGATTATTACAACTAAGATAAAGATCAAGGAGGGGTTAAAGGTTTTTGTTGATAAACGTGCATTTAGTAGTACGATTGCCAACCTCTACAATAATGCTATCAAGTTTACCAGGGAAATGGGGGAAATAACGATTTCTGCCATAGAGGAATCAGATCATTTCTTGTTGACGGTCAAGGATAATGGTGTTGGGATGGAGGAAGAGACAGCCAGTCGTATTTTTGATGAAGCAAGTATGATGTCTAACCCGGGTACCAAACAAGAAAAAGGTACTGGATTAGGCCTGATCCTTTGTCAGGAATTTGTTAAGCTCAATGGGGGTGAAATTTGGGTTAAAAGTGAACAGGGAAAGGGTAGTGAATTTAATTTTACTATTCCAAAGATTTAG
- a CDS encoding RNA polymerase sigma factor, with the protein MEVKKQFSEKALKDFKLIDHAINEGDEQAFAELMERYKRPVYHMILKMIRNTDDAEDLTIEAFAKAFKNLHKFKKDYTFSTWLFRIATNNTIDFIRKKKLKTFSLDTSFTDDGGESVTIDVEDNNLNPQDETIKGQKIELVQMFVTKLPPKYQRLVRLRYFDELSYDEIAKTLDAPLGTVKAQLHRARELMYDLVKDKKQHI; encoded by the coding sequence ATGGAAGTAAAAAAGCAATTTTCCGAAAAAGCACTAAAAGATTTTAAATTAATAGATCACGCGATCAATGAAGGCGATGAGCAAGCATTCGCCGAATTGATGGAGAGATACAAACGTCCTGTGTATCATATGATTCTGAAAATGATCAGAAACACGGATGATGCAGAGGATTTGACTATTGAAGCCTTTGCCAAGGCTTTCAAAAACCTCCATAAATTCAAAAAAGACTACACTTTCAGTACATGGCTGTTCAGAATTGCTACCAACAATACCATCGACTTTATCAGAAAGAAAAAACTGAAGACCTTCAGTTTAGACACTTCTTTTACCGATGATGGGGGTGAGTCTGTAACCATCGATGTAGAAGACAACAACCTAAATCCCCAAGATGAAACAATCAAGGGACAAAAAATTGAGTTGGTACAAATGTTTGTGACTAAGCTACCTCCCAAATATCAGAGGCTTGTACGCTTGAGATATTTCGACGAGCTATCTTACGACGAAATAGCCAAGACACTAGACGCACCTTTAGGCACAGTAAAAGCACAGCTGCATAGAGCCAGAGAATTGATGTATGATCTGGTAAAAGACAAAAAGCAGCACATCTAA
- a CDS encoding bestrophin family protein, whose protein sequence is MLVKYRIPLKYLLRFVYLDAAIVFMVSMFVFFFVRKVDFPIIPLGIPTFMGTAISLLLAFKLGQSYDRWWEARKVWGAIVNDSRSLVLQALNFHKEGKCEQTERIAMRQAAFAHSLGQSLREQSAVKGIEGFVSSEELTRVSKHKNVPLALMNEHSRDLKQMLESGKVNEYQQIQIDQTLVNLVSSMGKAERIKNTVFPTSYRLFLHVFIYVFIVLLAIALAEIDRLWEIPMLVSISLPFFMLEKTAAYLQDPFENRPTDTSMTSIAKTIEINLKQLLDREDLPDPEPVQEFYVM, encoded by the coding sequence ATGCTTGTCAAATATCGCATACCACTTAAATACCTTCTAAGATTTGTCTATTTGGATGCTGCCATAGTGTTCATGGTATCCATGTTCGTTTTCTTCTTTGTGAGGAAGGTGGATTTTCCCATCATACCTCTGGGGATTCCGACTTTTATGGGTACAGCTATATCGTTATTGTTGGCCTTTAAACTAGGTCAGAGTTACGATCGTTGGTGGGAGGCCAGGAAAGTATGGGGTGCAATTGTCAATGATTCCCGTTCACTTGTTCTGCAGGCACTTAATTTTCACAAAGAGGGTAAATGTGAGCAGACAGAACGAATAGCCATGAGGCAAGCTGCGTTCGCACACAGTTTAGGACAGTCGCTTAGAGAACAGTCGGCTGTCAAAGGAATAGAAGGGTTTGTGAGTTCGGAAGAACTGACTCGTGTCTCTAAACACAAGAACGTTCCCTTGGCATTGATGAATGAGCACAGCCGTGATTTGAAGCAAATGCTTGAGTCGGGTAAGGTGAATGAATATCAGCAGATCCAGATTGATCAGACATTGGTTAATTTGGTTTCCAGTATGGGAAAGGCTGAAAGGATAAAGAATACTGTGTTCCCTACCTCCTACAGACTCTTTCTTCATGTATTTATCTACGTTTTTATCGTGTTGCTGGCTATTGCTTTGGCAGAGATCGATAGACTATGGGAGATCCCAATGTTGGTCTCTATTTCCTTGCCATTTTTCATGTTAGAGAAAACAGCGGCTTATCTTCAAGATCCATTTGAAAACCGCCCCACAGATACTTCGATGACATCTATTGCCAAGACGATTGAAATTAATTTGAAGCAATTGCTGGATCGAGAAGATTTACCAGACCCTGAGCCAGTTCAGGAATTTTATGTTATGTGA
- a CDS encoding OmpA family protein, with the protein MLSLTHGLQAQSNKKKKENEAIIAVDTLSSEWEFNIYNFPNVNRIREYYNKTELQNIQKLEAKRDWVNLYPALQEYVKKFGIRNFYVDTYWIWRLAKLTEIYGTEEQATSLYKLVLRHHHQGIDIRELELYYDSLNTQETENFVPLDYYYKLVEHRKAIDTIRPPRGVLLNMGRKINSRHADYAPTIALGNEVLLFTSKRNERRVGLDFKKNEDLFISQKVDGYWELSKEMEEINTHYNEGSACLSKDGKTLYFSRCESPMGLGDCDLFVATMDQDSSWSNIRNLGVNVNSISWDSHPSLSHTEDTLFFASDRIGGFGLSDIYFTFKDDNGNWTAAQNLGPVINTRKNEVSPFYHPEYEVLFFSSNGQLYKFGEFDIYKSYHKDGLWSEPINIGPLVNGRGSEFYFTIDSQSKDLYYSRSATHDLNKLDLYSFPLPMEAQPEALTEVSGSLTDAHTGKPFTGIVSVIDLDEGVEVSPRYLKPDGSFEFELINNRNYLLVIQGDEFFRIEEMFYLDGPARFDEVTDHIASRVKFESIEFDPGLADLKSEMYGDLNKIVNFMYDNPDFFLRISGHTDKYGTEDFNMKLSVDRANTIRDYIVVFGGVAGDRVEAQGFGSDKPIVEEKTQADQKLNRRVEFEIYRPAKPIEEKSVDELTDEDFD; encoded by the coding sequence TTGTTGAGTTTGACCCATGGGCTTCAAGCTCAATCAAACAAAAAAAAGAAGGAAAACGAGGCTATTATCGCCGTAGACACTCTTAGTTCGGAATGGGAATTCAATATTTACAATTTCCCCAACGTCAATCGAATCAGGGAATACTACAACAAAACCGAACTTCAAAATATCCAAAAACTGGAAGCCAAACGAGACTGGGTCAACCTCTATCCGGCGCTTCAAGAATATGTTAAAAAATTCGGGATAAGAAATTTTTATGTTGACACTTACTGGATCTGGCGACTGGCCAAATTGACAGAGATTTATGGGACAGAAGAGCAGGCAACCTCGCTTTATAAATTGGTACTGCGACATCACCATCAAGGTATAGACATTCGCGAACTGGAGCTCTACTACGACTCGCTCAACACACAAGAAACCGAAAACTTTGTACCGCTCGACTACTATTACAAACTGGTCGAACACAGAAAAGCCATCGATACAATTAGACCTCCTCGTGGAGTTCTTCTGAATATGGGGAGAAAAATCAATTCACGACATGCAGACTATGCTCCTACCATTGCACTTGGTAATGAAGTATTGCTATTCACCTCCAAAAGAAATGAAAGACGAGTGGGACTTGATTTCAAAAAGAATGAGGACTTATTTATCAGCCAAAAAGTAGATGGCTATTGGGAGTTGAGCAAGGAAATGGAGGAAATCAACACCCACTACAATGAAGGTTCAGCCTGTCTTAGCAAGGATGGCAAAACGCTTTATTTCTCAAGATGCGAATCTCCTATGGGTTTGGGTGATTGCGACCTCTTCGTCGCTACCATGGATCAGGACAGTAGTTGGTCCAATATCAGAAATCTGGGTGTAAATGTGAACAGTATCAGCTGGGACTCTCATCCTTCCCTTTCTCATACCGAGGACACCCTGTTTTTTGCATCGGATAGGATTGGTGGATTTGGTCTTTCGGACATTTATTTCACATTTAAGGACGACAATGGAAACTGGACTGCTGCCCAAAACCTTGGGCCGGTCATCAATACCCGAAAAAATGAAGTCAGCCCATTCTATCATCCGGAGTATGAGGTTTTGTTCTTTAGTTCGAATGGTCAGCTTTACAAATTCGGAGAATTCGATATCTACAAATCCTACCACAAAGACGGTCTCTGGAGCGAACCCATCAATATTGGACCCTTGGTTAATGGACGAGGGAGTGAGTTTTACTTTACGATAGATTCTCAGTCCAAAGACCTGTACTATTCACGATCTGCTACCCATGATCTTAACAAGTTAGACCTTTATTCCTTCCCTCTCCCCATGGAAGCCCAACCTGAAGCATTGACCGAGGTAAGTGGCTCCCTGACAGATGCTCATACCGGAAAACCTTTTACAGGAATCGTATCGGTAATTGATCTGGACGAAGGTGTAGAAGTATCTCCAAGATACCTGAAACCCGATGGCTCATTTGAATTCGAATTGATTAATAATCGAAACTACCTTTTGGTGATTCAGGGCGATGAATTCTTTAGAATAGAAGAAATGTTCTATCTGGATGGTCCTGCTAGATTCGATGAAGTAACAGACCACATAGCCAGTCGTGTGAAATTCGAATCCATCGAGTTTGATCCTGGTTTAGCCGATCTCAAAAGTGAAATGTATGGAGACCTGAATAAGATTGTAAACTTCATGTATGACAATCCAGACTTTTTTCTCCGAATCTCAGGGCATACAGATAAATACGGAACCGAGGATTTCAACATGAAGCTGTCTGTTGACAGAGCCAACACCATTCGAGACTATATTGTAGTCTTTGGAGGGGTGGCCGGAGATCGTGTTGAGGCACAGGGCTTTGGTAGTGACAAACCCATAGTAGAGGAAAAAACGCAAGCAGATCAAAAATTGAATCGAAGAGTAGAATTTGAAATCTATCGACCAGCCAAACCAATAGAAGAAAAATCAGTGGATGAACTTACAGATGAGGATTTTGACTAA
- the rsmG gene encoding 16S rRNA (guanine(527)-N(7))-methyltransferase RsmG: MSELILKYFPDLNDEQKGKFAQLEPLYKDWNSKINVVSRKDIDELYLRHVLHSLGIAKVLSFLPGSSVLDIGTGGGFPGIPLAILFPETQFVLVDSIGKKIKVVNEVATALGLSNVKGIHGRAEQVDEQFDFIVSRAVTRMKPFYQWTKGKFKKESIHEKKNGILYLKGGDLKEEMAESKLRFKTFELTEFFEEEFFETKKVIYVEKQ; encoded by the coding sequence ATGTCAGAACTTATTCTAAAGTACTTCCCTGATCTCAATGATGAGCAAAAGGGAAAGTTTGCCCAGTTGGAGCCACTGTACAAAGACTGGAATAGCAAAATCAACGTAGTGTCCCGAAAGGATATCGATGAGCTTTACTTGAGACATGTATTGCATTCATTAGGCATTGCCAAAGTGCTATCCTTCCTTCCTGGATCATCAGTTTTAGATATTGGGACTGGCGGTGGCTTTCCAGGAATCCCATTGGCCATTCTTTTCCCAGAGACTCAATTCGTATTGGTAGATAGCATCGGCAAGAAAATAAAGGTTGTGAATGAAGTAGCAACGGCTCTGGGTCTATCCAATGTCAAAGGGATTCATGGCAGAGCTGAACAAGTAGATGAACAATTCGACTTCATCGTAAGTCGTGCGGTGACGCGAATGAAGCCTTTCTATCAATGGACCAAAGGCAAGTTCAAAAAGGAATCGATTCACGAAAAGAAAAATGGTATTCTCTACCTAAAAGGAGGTGACCTTAAGGAAGAAATGGCCGAATCCAAGCTACGCTTTAAAACTTTTGAACTAACTGAATTCTTCGAAGAGGAGTTTTTTGAAACTAAGAAAGTGATCTATGTAGAAAAACAATAG
- the hslU gene encoding ATP-dependent protease ATPase subunit HslU, with translation MLSKDQYLTPKEIVSELDKYIIGQKDAKRNVAIALRNRWRRMNVKTDIQGEIVPNNILMIGATGVGKTEIARRLAKIADAPFVKVEASKFTEVGYVGRDVESMVRDLVEQSVSLVKQAKKEAVKEKAEEIVEGIILDALIPPVRKATPSATVVDSNSTIVDDEELNEKTRERFREKIRNRELEDRKIDISVKQNSTPGVGMIGGGQMDESSMMNIQEMIGNMMPKKTKKRKVTIEDARKLLMEEESSRLIDMDEVKDEAIAKAENTGIIFIDEVDKIAVGASKKGGPDVSREGVQRDLLPIVEGSAVNTKYGVINTDHILFIAAGAFHFAKPSDLIPELQGRFPIRVELENLTQADFIRILNEPKNALTKQYAALIGAEDVQISFSPEAVEEIASIAFEINAEIENIGARRLHTVMSRLLNDILFDIPDVIGPNANILIDREMVQEKLSGMVENRDLSQFIL, from the coding sequence ATGTTATCAAAGGATCAATATTTGACTCCCAAAGAGATAGTTTCAGAATTAGATAAGTACATCATCGGCCAAAAAGACGCCAAAAGAAATGTTGCCATCGCCTTGAGAAACAGATGGAGAAGGATGAATGTGAAAACTGATATACAGGGAGAGATTGTGCCTAATAACATTCTAATGATTGGAGCTACAGGTGTGGGTAAAACGGAAATTGCTCGTCGTTTGGCTAAGATCGCTGACGCCCCATTTGTGAAAGTAGAGGCATCAAAGTTCACTGAAGTAGGATATGTCGGGCGTGATGTAGAAAGCATGGTTCGTGATCTGGTTGAGCAATCGGTATCATTGGTAAAGCAAGCCAAGAAAGAGGCTGTAAAAGAAAAGGCCGAAGAAATAGTAGAAGGTATCATCCTGGATGCCTTGATTCCGCCTGTGAGAAAAGCAACTCCATCTGCCACTGTGGTGGATAGTAATTCCACTATTGTAGATGACGAAGAACTCAATGAGAAAACCAGAGAGCGATTCAGAGAGAAGATTAGAAACCGAGAGCTCGAGGATAGGAAAATTGACATCAGTGTCAAGCAAAATAGCACTCCAGGGGTAGGAATGATCGGTGGTGGTCAAATGGATGAATCATCTATGATGAATATCCAGGAGATGATCGGAAATATGATGCCGAAAAAGACCAAAAAGAGAAAGGTGACTATCGAAGATGCCAGGAAGCTGCTGATGGAGGAAGAATCTTCCCGACTGATCGACATGGATGAGGTCAAAGATGAGGCCATCGCCAAAGCTGAAAATACAGGTATTATCTTCATAGATGAAGTAGATAAAATAGCCGTCGGAGCTTCAAAAAAGGGAGGTCCTGATGTCAGTAGGGAAGGGGTACAAAGAGATTTGCTTCCGATCGTAGAAGGGTCTGCTGTGAATACAAAATATGGGGTGATCAATACGGACCACATTCTATTCATAGCTGCTGGGGCTTTTCATTTTGCCAAACCATCAGATTTGATCCCGGAACTTCAGGGGCGTTTCCCGATACGTGTAGAATTAGAGAATTTGACTCAAGCGGATTTTATTCGCATTCTGAATGAGCCAAAAAATGCGTTGACCAAACAATATGCCGCCTTGATAGGGGCAGAAGATGTGCAAATTTCCTTTAGTCCTGAGGCTGTGGAAGAGATAGCATCTATTGCTTTTGAGATCAATGCCGAGATTGAAAACATTGGTGCAAGACGACTACATACTGTGATGAGTCGATTGTTGAATGATATATTGTTTGATATTCCGGATGTCATCGGGCCCAATGCGAATATTCTTATTGATAGAGAAATGGTTCAGGAGAAGTTGAGTGGAATGGTGGAGAATAGGGATTTGAGTCAGTTTATCTTATAA
- a CDS encoding nitroreductase family protein translates to MKTKEIKGFKHVGYDPQRFDEAEMTNRSEAYYAYHDLRRSVRDISDRPFPKEILENIIKTASTAPSGAHKQPWTFCVVQDPAIKSQIRKAAEKEEYESYQSRMSDRWLDDLKPIGTDWEKPFLEKVPYLVVLFKRVFERDEEGNKSNNYYVNESVGIAAGMFISAVHHAGLVTLTHTPSPMNFLSDILKRPDNERAFLVLPVGFAEEEIYVPDLKRKTLSEVCVWY, encoded by the coding sequence ATGAAGACGAAAGAAATCAAGGGGTTCAAACATGTGGGGTATGATCCTCAGCGATTTGACGAGGCTGAGATGACGAATAGAAGTGAGGCTTACTATGCCTATCATGATTTGCGTAGAAGTGTGAGAGATATTTCGGATCGACCCTTTCCTAAAGAAATCCTTGAGAATATCATCAAAACAGCCTCAACTGCTCCGTCTGGTGCCCATAAGCAGCCATGGACTTTTTGTGTAGTACAGGATCCGGCGATCAAAAGTCAAATTAGAAAGGCTGCAGAGAAGGAAGAATACGAAAGCTATCAGAGTAGAATGAGCGATAGATGGTTGGATGACTTGAAGCCAATCGGGACAGATTGGGAAAAGCCATTTTTAGAAAAAGTACCTTATCTGGTGGTGCTTTTTAAAAGAGTATTTGAAAGAGATGAGGAAGGAAATAAGTCAAACAACTACTATGTGAACGAATCGGTGGGGATAGCCGCGGGTATGTTCATTTCGGCTGTTCATCATGCAGGCCTGGTTACCCTGACGCATACGCCAAGTCCTATGAATTTTCTGTCTGATATTCTCAAGAGACCAGATAATGAACGCGCGTTTTTGGTGCTCCCGGTTGGGTTTGCAGAAGAGGAAATTTATGTTCCCGATTTGAAGAGAAAGACCTTGTCAGAGGTATGTGTTTGGTATTAG
- the lon gene encoding endopeptidase La translates to MAQDNMFSTSLLSDLSEDESDMIPLDLTGDDSEVSQEDLPEDLPILPLKNAVLFPGVVIPITVGRQKSIRLVKKAYRSNKIIGVTAQKNPNAEDPKEKEIYKTGTVAKILKMLVLPDGNTTIIIQGKKRISIDQIVQENPYLTAKVKVLEEKFDGAEDSHMTAIIHSLKDAAKKILKLNPEIPKEAQVALESIDSFSFLTHFLCSNINSAVKDKQKLLEIHDGTQRAEELLKYMLKDIQVLELKHEIQNKVNVDIDQQQRDYYLRQQMKVLQDELGQGSPEQELEDLRAKGSKKDWPKEVADHFQKEMDKILRMNPMAAEYPVAMNYAELLVELPWNEMSEDNFDLKRAKKILDQDHFGMEKVKDRIIEYLAVRKLKNDLKGPILCLFGPPGVGKTSLGKSIAKALNREYVRMSLGGVHDEAEIRGHRKTYIGAMPGKVIQNINKAKYSNPVFVLDEIDKLSSDFRGDPSSALLEVLDPEQNNAFKDNFLEVEYDLSNVLFIATANSLDTIQPALRDRMEIIEINGYTIEEKIEIAKKHLVPKQLKEHGLKAADLSIDKKALFKVIDDYTRESGVRNLERKIGSLVRDAAKSIAMEEEYNQKLDEEEVRRILGAEVFDKELYQNNKLAGVVTGLAWTAVGGEILFIESSLSKGKGKLTLSGQLGDVMKESAMTALSYLKSNAEQLEIDHKTFENYDLHVHVPAGAVPKDGPSAGITMLTSLASIFTQRKVKNKLAMTGEITLRGKVLPVGGIKEKILAAKRAGIKEIILCNRNKKDIDEIDDRYLKGVSFHFVDTVDEVLEIALLPQKVQNALKFEFSQN, encoded by the coding sequence ATGGCACAAGATAATATGTTTTCTACGAGTTTACTTTCAGATCTTTCTGAGGATGAGTCTGATATGATCCCATTGGATCTGACAGGCGATGATTCAGAAGTGAGTCAGGAGGATTTACCAGAGGATTTACCCATACTCCCGCTTAAAAATGCGGTCCTTTTCCCAGGAGTAGTGATACCAATTACTGTGGGAAGACAAAAATCCATCAGGCTCGTGAAAAAAGCCTATAGATCCAATAAAATAATAGGCGTTACTGCTCAGAAGAACCCTAATGCGGAGGATCCAAAAGAAAAGGAAATCTACAAAACAGGAACTGTTGCGAAGATTCTGAAAATGTTGGTTCTCCCTGATGGCAATACGACTATCATCATACAAGGCAAAAAGCGAATCAGCATTGATCAGATCGTGCAGGAGAATCCATACCTGACGGCTAAAGTGAAGGTGCTGGAGGAGAAGTTCGATGGAGCCGAAGATAGCCACATGACGGCCATCATCCATTCTTTGAAGGATGCTGCCAAGAAGATATTAAAGTTGAATCCTGAAATTCCTAAGGAGGCTCAGGTGGCACTAGAAAGTATCGACAGTTTTAGTTTTCTGACGCATTTCTTATGTTCCAATATCAACTCTGCGGTAAAGGATAAGCAGAAACTACTTGAGATCCATGACGGGACTCAGAGAGCTGAAGAGCTCCTGAAATACATGTTGAAGGATATTCAGGTGTTAGAGCTAAAGCATGAGATCCAGAATAAGGTAAATGTAGATATCGATCAACAGCAGCGTGACTATTACCTACGCCAGCAGATGAAAGTCTTGCAAGACGAGTTGGGACAGGGGAGTCCTGAGCAGGAGTTAGAAGACCTGAGAGCTAAAGGATCGAAAAAGGATTGGCCTAAAGAGGTAGCTGACCATTTTCAGAAGGAAATGGATAAAATATTGCGAATGAATCCTATGGCCGCAGAATACCCTGTGGCAATGAACTATGCTGAATTGCTGGTAGAGCTGCCATGGAATGAAATGTCAGAGGATAACTTTGACCTGAAAAGGGCGAAAAAGATACTCGATCAGGATCATTTCGGTATGGAGAAAGTCAAAGACAGAATCATAGAGTATTTGGCTGTCCGTAAGTTGAAAAATGATTTGAAAGGACCAATCCTCTGCTTATTTGGCCCTCCTGGTGTGGGGAAGACTTCTCTTGGGAAATCTATTGCTAAGGCGCTGAATAGAGAATATGTGAGAATGTCTCTTGGGGGAGTTCATGATGAAGCCGAGATCAGGGGTCATAGAAAAACTTACATCGGTGCTATGCCGGGTAAGGTGATTCAGAATATCAACAAGGCAAAGTACTCGAATCCCGTGTTTGTTTTGGACGAAATTGATAAGCTTTCTTCTGACTTTAGAGGGGACCCTTCTTCCGCGTTGCTGGAGGTGTTAGATCCTGAGCAAAATAATGCCTTTAAGGACAATTTCCTGGAAGTAGAATATGACCTATCCAATGTGCTTTTCATCGCAACGGCCAATTCTCTGGATACGATCCAGCCTGCATTGAGAGATAGGATGGAGATCATTGAGATCAATGGTTATACCATTGAAGAGAAGATAGAAATAGCGAAGAAGCATTTGGTACCGAAACAATTGAAAGAACATGGTCTTAAGGCTGCTGATCTTTCTATTGACAAGAAGGCTTTGTTTAAAGTGATCGACGATTACACGCGCGAATCAGGAGTTAGAAACCTGGAGCGAAAGATTGGTAGCTTGGTTAGAGATGCTGCTAAGTCGATTGCGATGGAGGAGGAGTATAACCAGAAGTTGGACGAGGAAGAAGTACGAAGAATTCTGGGTGCTGAAGTTTTTGATAAGGAACTGTATCAAAACAATAAATTGGCCGGTGTAGTTACTGGTTTGGCCTGGACTGCAGTGGGTGGAGAAATTTTATTCATAGAGTCTAGCTTGAGTAAAGGAAAGGGTAAATTGACGCTTTCTGGACAGCTAGGAGACGTGATGAAAGAATCTGCCATGACGGCATTGTCTTACCTCAAATCAAATGCTGAGCAGCTGGAGATCGATCACAAGACCTTTGAGAATTATGATCTGCATGTGCACGTTCCTGCTGGTGCTGTGCCGAAAGATGGTCCTTCTGCGGGTATTACCATGTTGACTTCATTGGCTTCTATTTTTACTCAGAGAAAAGTGAAGAACAAACTGGCGATGACAGGTGAGATCACCTTGCGAGGAAAGGTGTTGCCAGTGGGTGGAATCAAAGAGAAAATTCTTGCGGCCAAACGTGCCGGGATTAAAGAGATCATTCTTTGTAATCGAAACAAGAAGGATATCGACGAGATCGATGATCGTTATTTGAAGGGCGTTTCATTCCACTTTGTAGATACAGTAGACGAGGTGTTGGAAATTGCACTTTTGCCTCAAAAAGTGCAGAATGCCCTCAAATTTGAATTCTCACAAAATTAA